TTATTCCTCCCATTCTTAATAATTTCATTCTTGAgattataaaagttttattcttattttgaaTATAGACATATGTGGAGGAGACGACATATGTTCGGTCGGGTATGTACAAGTGGGAAGGAGACGCATGGGGTTTCGACAAAAAGGGTCCGTACATCGAGCTAGTGACGTCACCTAATAACCCTGACGGAACCATCAGAGAGACGGTGGTGAACCGTCCAGACGACGACGAAGCCAAAGTGATCCATGACTTTGCTTATTACTGGCCCCACTACACTCCCATCACTCGCCGTCAAGACCATGACATCATGctcttcactttctccaaGATCACAGGCCACGCTGGGTCCCGTATTGGGTTAgatatttattcaaaacatGCTTTTTTATTACAACATAATACAGTATATAAAGATTCATGTATGTAAACTTTgttcgatgatgatgaaggtgGGCATTGGTGAAGGACAAGGAGGTAGCTAAGAAGATGGTTGAGTATATTATTGTGAACTCGATTGGTGTGTCTAAGGAGTCACAGGTTCGAACAGCTAAGATACTCAACGTTCTAAAGGAGACTTGTAAGAGCGAGTCCGAGTCTGAGAATTTCTTCAAGTATGGTCGtgagatgatgaagaatcGGTGGGAGAAGCTACGTGAAGTTGTGAAAGAGAGCGATGCTTTCACTCTTCCCAAGTACCCTGAAGCATTTTGCAACTACTTTGGAAAATCACTCGAATCTTACCCTggtaattaaattttactaaattatacACTAGCTAAACgacaaatgtttttgtaacGGTTGGATATAAATGAATAAGACGTAACGGTCGATGTGTCTTTAATTTGGATGCAGCGTTTGCGTGGCTAGGGACGAAGGAAGAGACGGATCTGGTAAGTGAATTGAGGAGACACAAGGTAATGAGCAGAGCTGGAGAGCGTTGTGGATCTGACAAGAAGCATGTCCGAGTCAGCATGCTTAGTCGTGAAGACGTTTTCAATGTCTTTCTCGAGAGACTCGCCAACATGAAGCTCATTAAAAGCATTGACCTTTAGATAAGCAAGCGAATATAACGCATATAACgccttatatataaaagactttttagtttttagctTACCCTAaagttatctatatataagtatgtAGAACTAAAGAGGTagaacctctctctctctatgttTATGGCCTTTTGGCCCTATGTGAAATATGAAGGTGAAACTGTTCTAGTTCTTAGATAAATGTGTCTTCAACTTATCCAACTATTTGAATGAATCctattgaaaaacaaatgtgattCAAATTTGTAAGGAATTATATTAGGTAACTACATGAACTATAGTCCACTACACATATCCCACGTTGTAATGGAAAAGATGTAATGCATGATGTGACATACATACGTTGGAAATAAAATTGTGTTAATGGTTTGGTGGTTTCTATCTAACTATGATGTAATCCGTTATTTACAGCGATAAAACactatttaagaaaatagaatTTCGACCAATAAACATTCCCTCCATGATGTGCAGAAACTAATCTCATACAAAGATGGGAGGATCCTCATGTTTAGTCGTGAATTTAggttaaatttaaattagtaCGAAATAGAAACCTCCATGGAATATATACTTCTTCTAAGATCTATCCAAGTTTAGTtcattaatttgatttaaacaCTCGTTCACAACAATATTAATCACAAACCAAATGCTATCATTTCTATAAACCCCATTCAGATTTATTTAGGTTtgttacagatttttttttcctacttttaattattttaccaTCAGacttcaaaattgaaaaactttaaaagacTTGGAAAATGAACATGAAAAGAGGTTGACTTgcgagaggaaaaaaaaagaagaggtatTTTAGAATACCTCAAATGTGTGGAcgaacttatatatatatacatacatatatgatcTTGTCcttaatcatcttcttcttctactcttcTCCTCTGCCATGACTTGAACTCATGTGGTGGAGCTTAGCCCTCAAACCAAATGAGCTACAAGATCAGGCACTGTATCATCACCTATAAAACATTAAGTACCTTTGTTTCCGTTCCTACTATAAGTAAAGATGAAAATTCTTATTGGGCCAAAGAACTCTTAAAAGGCTTCCTCTACActcataaaaaaacaatattcagGTTTTATCCAGCCcataaaaaattgaatatgaaTTCCTCTATTTTCTAAACTCTACACTAATTTTGTTTGCGTCCGTTATTAATTTTAGATCATATGATCATTAACGCTTATTTTATTACAAAGTGGtctaattataaatttttgtaatgaaaagtatttatatatattacattttaatCGTCATCGTCATCTGTCATCTGAGAGAGAACTCCACAAAGACTCGATTTTTATAGACGGAGATAACAGTAGAAGCGATTTCAGGCGAGAGACAATCAATCTGATGAAAGCTCTTCTAAATCCTGAATCTtccttttgtctttcttcgatttcttccTCACAGATCAAGAGGTCTTTACACTTTAACGGATTGAGTTCTTCATGTCTCCGGTTTCCTTTAACCGATTTTGCCGGACGTTTACGGCGGCGGAAGCTCACTGGTGGGTTGTGTATAAAGGCAGTTTTGGACTCTGCAATGATGGAGCAGTTAGGGCTTAAGGAATCAGATGTTAAGAATCCGGCTTTATCTTCTACTTATCGGGGATCGGAGATTCCGAAGCCAAACCTTACTGTTCTTGATGCTCAAGCTAGGGTTTGTACAGGTCCGACTCAGACTAGGCCTCTTAGTGAAGAACAAGCTTTTAAGGTGTTTGATACTATATTAAGATCAGGTAAGCTTTTTCGTTCTCCAAATTTGGACTTAATCGATTTTGATAGATTTCAATTTGCCCTTTTTAGCTCGAGGCCTAAGCATTCAAAAGTTTCAACCTTTGTATCCATTATGCTGCTTAATTAGAATTTGGGATAGAATGTGAAAAACCCAAGTGGAGTATGATTTGCTTACGCTTCTTGGTTCTTGGTTAGCAACTTTGTTTATTGATCGGTTCGATAGAGTTCTTAGCCTTATTAGTCAGTCTCACTGGGATGCAGCTAGAGGGGAGCTAAAAGATGAAGAGCCTGTTTCAAAGGCGCAACTTGGGGCTTTTTTTGCGGGAATGACAATACGTGCAAATGCATTTCCGGAGGAAACTCAATGGAGCGAAGGGGAAAAGCGGGCGATGGATGTGTTTTGGCCACTCTTGGTTAGGGCACTACCTCCTGATGTGCTCTTTATTGCTGATCCTGAAGGCTCTCTTTTGGGTACGGGAAATTCTGTTGGACCAACTTTTGTTGGTAATGAAACTCGTGAGATGAGATTGGTTGGTGCGCTTAGAGAGATTTTGGCTGGAGGTCACTTAGGTTATGAGGAGGTTAAGGGTGTTTTAAGAGACGTTCTTCCGCTTGAAACGGAAGGTAGTTTAAACTCGGGAGTAAGCGAGTCATTGCTTTCGGCGTTTTTGATTGGTCAACGTATGAACAGAGAAACAGATCGCGAGCTTAAAGCTTACTGCCTTGCATTCGATGACGAACATGGtaaaaaactcttttgataTATGATAGTTTCAGGCAAGGATACAAAGTTCTGCCTTGAGTTAACGCATCTTCTACTAATTTCAGGGGCTCCTCCAGTTGCTGATGTCAAATCCTTAACCCATTATGGCGAGCCTTATGATGGGAATACTCGATTCTTTCGAAGCACTTTGTTTGTGGCCGCAGTTAGATCTTGCTGTGGTGAATCTTCATTGCTCCATGGCGTGGAATGGATGCCTCCAAAAGTATTACTAACAAAATTGAATCGTTTTCAGTATTACTAGTTTCCTAGAGATGACTAGAGATGATGATGCTTTTGTGGAAtagttttagatttcttttcaTTAACTTTTCAAGTCTTCAGGGGGGTGTGACTGAGGAACAAATGCTGAAGTTTATGGGAGCAAACACACACTTGTCTGTTCAGCAGGCAAAAGAACTCATCGAGGTGCCTACAATAATTTAAACTAATGTCCTACAggttttctctattttttatgTCTATCTTTCTCCTGTCAGCCTATATCTATGATTTACGCGATCTATAAAAATGCTGTTTGATTCTTCCAGGACGAGAAGGCTGGATTTGCATATCTCAGTCTACGAGAAGCTCGGCCATCTTTGTATGAAATCTGAGAAACATTTATTTGTGATATACAAATGCATACGACATTTTCCTGTTCTTCCATAAGCAGTTTGGTGGTAAAGATAACATCTGATCGTATTGACAAATTTCTTTGACAAATTTGCAGATATTCACTAATCGAAATGAGGGAGCATATAAAGAAGCGCCCTCCTCTGGCAACAACGGAGAAAGTTCAGCAATTTGTGAGGGTAAGGGATCTATGAAATGTCACCGCCTTATATGCTCCACGCAAATAGAATTTAACAACTCATGTGACTAAGACAAGTTTAAGGGGGAAAGATATCATAGGGCTTGACAGAAAGTGACCGTATGCAGACATTTCATGGACTGTTTTTCAATGCAGGCGACAGGGAAAGAAGCCATTGTTGCTGGGTTTTACCATGAAGGCTACGAAGAGCCTCTCTTAATGCTTATGAGACGAAGAGGTGTCCATTCTGGTTTGGTGGTTAAGGTtgagtctctctcttttaccatcaaatatatattaatgccCTACGAGCTACTACACACTTGGGACGTAGACTTAGAACCTGAATTCTGTTGGAAGCTCTTTCCATAtgaagttttgaacttttagtAGAGAAAATTTCAGGTCTGATTGTAAGGGAATTTATAAGGCTTCTTTTGGTAATGCAGGGTGAGGAGGGGGCCCTTTCAATGACAACACGGGTGCGAGCTGCAAGTGCATCAAAAGGGTTTCCAGTCAACTACTGTTCCGGGTTTCGTTCATTGAGTTCGGACACGGCTCTAGAAGCTGACGGTTAGAATAGCTATAATAACTTTCCTTGTTTCAAACTAGAATCTACTGCTTGAATATATGAACCGAGTCCAGACAGGGTTGACACTTAATTTCACAGGTGCAAATTAGTGTTGTAGTAAACCGGATTGTAGGTGGTAGGAGTTCATAGGCTAATAAACTATTAGCTAATCTTATATTTGGTCGATATGGAGTCATGATGTATCATTTTACCTTGGTGATGGAAGTCTTTTGGTGGATTAGCCTAATCTAGAGTGCTATGAAATCTAATTCAGATTAGATTGGTCTTTGTGCTATCTGATATTAAACTTATTTGCCTTATGCCTTGGTACTAGTATATGTCTTGTTGTACATCAATATAGTTTATGCTCCTAAAACTCATGGCTAAACTAACTTCTGGAATCGTAGGTGTATCGCGTCAGAGTTTCAATCTTGAGGTGGATGCGAGAAACTATGGGTTTGAACCAACCGAGACTCCACGAACTGATCGTTCGGTAAAACTTCCAGAAGCCATTTGTTTCACAATGTTGAGGACtgttagaaaaagaaaaaaaaagagaaaacttaaGTCATACTTTTGTTTAATGAACAGGTGTCAAAGAACATAGAGCTGGGGCTGGCAGCGCTTCGTGGTGAGAAAGGAGCGGCTTATGATAGAATCGTCCTAAATGCTGGGATTGTGGACCATTTGTTGGGAAGTG
This sequence is a window from Arabidopsis thaliana chromosome 1 sequence. Protein-coding genes within it:
- the TAA1 gene encoding uncharacterized protein (tryptophan aminotransferase of Arabidopsis 1 (TAA1); CONTAINS InterPro DOMAIN/s: Pyridoxal phosphate-dependent transferase, major domain (InterPro:IPR015424), Pyridoxal phosphate-dependent transferase, major region, subdomain 1 (InterPro:IPR015421), Allinase, C-terminal (InterPro:IPR006948), Pyridoxal phosphate-dependent transferase, major region, subdomain 2 (InterPro:IPR015422); BEST Arabidopsis thaliana protein match is: tryptophan aminotransferase related 1 (TAIR:AT1G23320.1); Has 469 Blast hits to 469 proteins in 134 species: Archae - 44; Bacteria - 178; Metazoa - 0; Fungi - 0; Plants - 199; Viruses - 0; Other Eukaryotes - 48 (source: NCBI BLink).) — encoded protein: MVKLENSRKPEKISNKNIPMSDFVVNLDHGDPTAYEEYWRKMGDRCTVTIRGCDLMSYFSDMTNLCWFLEPELEDAIKDLHGVVGNAATEDRYIVVGTGSTQLCQAAVHALSSLARSQPVSVVAAAPFYSTYVEETTYVRSGMYKWEGDAWGFDKKGPYIELVTSPNNPDGTIRETVVNRPDDDEAKVIHDFAYYWPHYTPITRRQDHDIMLFTFSKITGHAGSRIGWALVKDKEVAKKMVEYIIVNSIGVSKESQVRTAKILNVLKETCKSESESENFFKYGREMMKNRWEKLREVVKESDAFTLPKYPEAFCNYFGKSLESYPAFAWLGTKEETDLVSELRRHKVMSRAGERCGSDKKHVRVSMLSREDVFNVFLERLANMKLIKSIDL
- a CDS encoding anthranilate phosphoribosyltransferase (anthranilate phosphoribosyltransferase, putative; FUNCTIONS IN: anthranilate phosphoribosyltransferase activity, transferase activity, transferring glycosyl groups; INVOLVED IN: tryptophan biosynthetic process, metabolic process; EXPRESSED IN: 22 plant structures; EXPRESSED DURING: 13 growth stages; CONTAINS InterPro DOMAIN/s: Glycosyl transferase, family 3, N-terminal (InterPro:IPR017459), Glycosyl transferase, family 3 (InterPro:IPR000312).), producing MKALLNPESSFCLSSISSSQIKRSLHFNGLSSSCLRFPLTDFAGRLRRRKLTGGLCIKAVLDSAMMEQLGLKESDVKNPALSSTYRGSEIPKPNLTVLDAQARVCTGPTQTRPLSEEQAFKVFDTILRSARGELKDEEPVSKAQLGAFFAGMTIRANAFPEETQWSEGEKRAMDVFWPLLVRALPPDVLFIADPEGSLLGTGNSVGPTFVGNETREMRLVGALREILAGGHLGYEEVKGVLRDVLPLETEGSLNSGVSESLLSAFLIGQRMNRETDRELKAYCLAFDDEHGAPPVADVKSLTHYGEPYDGNTRFFRSTLFVAAVRSCCGESSLLHGVEWMPPKGGVTEEQMLKFMGANTHLSVQQAKELIEDEKAGFAYLSLREARPSLYSLIEMREHIKKRPPLATTEKVQQFVRATGKEAIVAGFYHEGYEEPLLMLMRRRGVHSGLVVKVESLSFTIKYILMPYELLHTWDVDLEPEFCWKLFPYEGEEGALSMTTRVRAASASKGFPVNYCSGFRSLSSDTALEADGVSRQSFNLEVDARNYGFEPTETPRTDRSVSKNIELGLAALRGEKGAAYDRIVLNAGIVDHLLGSEGAEDVAVAMERAKEAIDSGKALKKLLNYIEISRKIK
- a CDS encoding anthranilate phosphoribosyltransferase (anthranilate phosphoribosyltransferase, putative; FUNCTIONS IN: anthranilate phosphoribosyltransferase activity, transferase activity, transferring glycosyl groups; INVOLVED IN: tryptophan biosynthetic process, metabolic process; LOCATED IN: chloroplast; EXPRESSED IN: 22 plant structures; EXPRESSED DURING: 13 growth stages; CONTAINS InterPro DOMAIN/s: Glycosyl transferase, family 3, N-terminal (InterPro:IPR017459), Glycosyl transferase, family 3 (InterPro:IPR000312); Has 1698 Blast hits to 1698 proteins in 721 species: Archae - 76; Bacteria - 1423; Metazoa - 0; Fungi - 0; Plants - 37; Viruses - 0; Other Eukaryotes - 162 (source: NCBI BLink).), with protein sequence MKALLNPESSFCLSSISSSQIKRSLHFNGLSSSCLRFPLTDFAGRLRRRKLTGGLCIKAVLDSAMMEQLGLKESDVKNPALSSTYRGSEIPKPNLTVLDAQARVCTGPTQTRPLSEEQAFKVFDTILRSARGELKDEEPVSKAQLGAFFAGMTIRANAFPEETQWSEGEKRAMDVFWPLLVRALPPDVLFIADPEGSLLGTGNSVGPTFVGNETREMRLVGALREILAGGHLGYEEVKGVLRDVLPLETEGSLNSGVSESLLSAFLIGQRMNRETDRELKAYCLAFDDEHGAPPVADVKSLTHYGEPYDGNTRFFRSTLFVAAVRSCCGESSLLHGVEWMPPKGGVTEEQMLKFMGANTHLSVQQAKELIEDEKAGFAYLSLREARPSLYSLIEMREHIKKRPPLATTEKVQQFVRATGKEAIVAGFYHEGYEEPLLMLMRRRGVHSGLVVKGEEGALSMTTRVRAASASKGFPVNYCSGFRSLSSDTALEADGVSRQSFNLEVDARNYGFEPTETPRTDRSVSKNIELGLAALRGEKGAAYDRIVLNAGIVDHLLGSEGAEDVAVAMERAKEAIDSGKALKKLLNYIEISRKIK